One Thermodesulfobacteriota bacterium DNA segment encodes these proteins:
- a CDS encoding alanine racemase, translating to MDKIDGVSIDALAREFGSPLFAASASTIIRNCRAFRAAFSKAYPKVEVAYSYKVNSVPAILGIIHGEGLWAEAASGFEYELARRLGVPGDAVILNGPYKKKEELRKAVNEGAVINADHFDEIEALEEIARGEDRTVEIGIRVSMETGIHQLPDRFGFNIESGEAMRAVERACAGGLLRIAGLHVHLTSYIIEPHEEGGVPAAHIKHIWPKDPDAYRKAADAVTRFSKELGEKSGVRMKYIDMGGGFPDAGTLPPYVEAVTGPMLAGFGKDDPPLLILEPGRAIVRDAIHLITTVVAVKELAGGVRAVVADAGINVLPTSFWRFQDIECVRDRGGELRDTTVYGPLCLQTDIIGKCRLPDLKAGDRLVVKNVGAYNVPQSGAFIFPRPPIVMIEGGKAHVVRRGEAIDDVFPE from the coding sequence ATGGATAAAATAGACGGTGTTTCTATAGACGCTCTCGCGCGGGAATTCGGCTCGCCCCTTTTTGCAGCATCCGCTTCTACCATAATACGGAACTGCCGCGCGTTCAGGGCCGCTTTCTCCAAGGCATACCCGAAGGTCGAGGTCGCGTACTCCTACAAGGTGAACTCAGTCCCGGCCATCCTCGGCATAATACACGGCGAAGGCTTGTGGGCCGAAGCGGCGTCCGGTTTCGAGTACGAGCTTGCGCGGAGGCTGGGCGTGCCGGGGGACGCCGTAATCCTGAACGGGCCTTATAAGAAGAAGGAAGAGCTGAGGAAGGCGGTGAACGAGGGAGCGGTCATCAACGCCGACCATTTCGACGAGATAGAGGCGCTTGAGGAAATCGCGCGCGGAGAGGACCGCACGGTGGAAATAGGAATAAGGGTCAGCATGGAGACCGGCATTCATCAGCTCCCCGACAGGTTCGGCTTCAATATAGAATCGGGCGAGGCGATGCGTGCGGTAGAGCGCGCGTGCGCAGGCGGGCTCCTGCGAATCGCCGGGCTCCACGTCCATCTCACGAGCTACATAATCGAGCCACACGAAGAAGGGGGTGTGCCGGCAGCGCACATAAAGCATATTTGGCCCAAGGACCCGGACGCGTACAGGAAAGCCGCCGATGCTGTGACGCGCTTCTCGAAAGAGCTCGGGGAAAAATCCGGCGTCCGCATGAAGTACATCGACATGGGGGGCGGGTTCCCCGACGCGGGCACACTTCCGCCCTACGTCGAGGCGGTGACGGGCCCTATGCTCGCGGGCTTCGGCAAGGACGATCCGCCGTTACTGATACTCGAGCCGGGTAGGGCGATAGTGCGGGACGCAATACATTTGATAACGACCGTAGTTGCGGTGAAGGAGCTCGCGGGCGGAGTGAGAGCAGTTGTAGCGGATGCGGGAATAAACGTACTCCCCACTTCGTTCTGGAGATTCCAGGACATAGAGTGCGTTCGGGACAGGGGAGGGGAGTTGCGGGATACAACCGTCTACGGGCCGCTATGCCTCCAGACGGACATAATCGGAAAGTGCAGGCTCCCCGATCTCAAAGCCGGCGACAGGCTCGTCGTGAAAAACGTCGGAGCCTACAACGTCCCCCAGTCGGGCGCGTTCATATTCCCCCGCCCTCCGATCGTGATGATAGAGGGGGGCAAGGCGCATGTCGTGAGGAGGGGCGAGGCGATCGACGACGTGTTTCCGGAGTAA
- a CDS encoding SGNH/GDSL hydrolase family protein produces the protein MKLKKTLVLAASILISLIVLEIGLRVLSATLIYSPKSTQVYDDRLGRRIDPSLPDIDENGFRNPEVPADTGVVVLGDSHTYGVNVVSGESWPAQLARMSGLPVYNLGVGGYGTLQYYYLLDSAVKLRPERIIVGLYPANDLSDVCKLIDESSYWREWAHTRGYDVGICAGSTSLLGRLNRTLSGLHVYWMAASAIKRLNESTDFGDAISIEDQKNPTIMKYATIDSHKKKMDLSREKISLGLAVTEDALREMNEKARALGIEFSVVLIPSKEIVFYEYLRKNGYEPSDDYIQLVDNEKKLVAELSRYMDRQGIEFTDARPYVERELYGPGHVYSTTDDGHPLEEGYEAYARAAYEGILTDDPGEKERLGLVR, from the coding sequence ATGAAGCTCAAGAAAACCCTCGTCCTGGCCGCCTCCATTCTCATTTCTCTCATCGTTCTCGAAATCGGGCTCAGGGTCCTCTCCGCTACCCTCATATACTCGCCCAAGAGCACACAGGTCTACGACGATAGGCTTGGGAGGAGGATCGACCCTTCGCTCCCCGACATAGACGAGAACGGGTTCAGGAACCCCGAAGTCCCCGCGGATACGGGCGTAGTCGTTCTGGGTGATTCCCACACCTACGGCGTCAACGTGGTGTCGGGCGAATCGTGGCCTGCGCAGCTCGCCCGCATGTCCGGCCTCCCCGTTTACAACCTCGGCGTCGGAGGGTACGGCACTCTTCAGTATTATTATCTCCTCGACTCCGCGGTGAAACTCAGGCCCGAGCGCATTATAGTGGGGCTCTATCCCGCAAACGACCTGAGCGACGTATGCAAGCTCATCGACGAGTCCTCATACTGGCGGGAGTGGGCGCACACGCGGGGCTACGACGTCGGAATCTGCGCGGGTTCAACGAGCTTGCTCGGCCGTCTCAACCGGACGCTCTCCGGGCTGCACGTGTACTGGATGGCGGCTTCGGCGATAAAGCGCCTGAACGAGAGCACGGATTTCGGGGACGCGATAAGCATAGAGGATCAGAAAAACCCTACCATCATGAAATACGCGACCATCGATTCGCATAAAAAAAAGATGGATCTCTCGCGGGAGAAGATTTCACTGGGGCTCGCGGTGACCGAAGACGCGCTCCGCGAGATGAATGAAAAGGCCCGCGCGCTGGGCATAGAGTTCAGCGTCGTGCTCATACCGTCCAAGGAGATCGTGTTCTACGAATACCTTAGAAAGAACGGCTACGAGCCCTCCGACGATTACATCCAGCTCGTCGATAACGAAAAAAAGCTCGTCGCCGAGCTCTCGCGTTACATGGACCGGCAGGGGATCGAGTTCACGGACGCGCGCCCTTACGTCGAGAGGGAATTATACGGGCCCGGGCACGTCTATTCGACGACCGACGACGGCCATCCGCTCGAGGAGGGTTACGAGGCCTACGCCAGGGCCGCGTACGAGGGCATACTCACGGACGACCCCGGGGAGAAAGAGCGCCTCGGACTCGTCCGCTAG
- a CDS encoding ammonia-forming cytochrome c nitrite reductase subunit c552, whose amino-acid sequence MTETNNPRSTRRFLTRMIAPVVVVVALMSIGVTALLVNIMERKREAANPLFRVVEVTEGTVDPAVWGKNFPLQYDAYKKTVDQKRTRFGGSESVPRTPTEADPRSVVSQSRLEEDPRLRTMWAGYAFSKDFREERGHAYMLEDQTFTERQKAAKQPGTCLNCHASMAAVYREAGDGDPVKGFEKINSMPYFEARKLATHPVACIDCHDPDTMALRVTRPAFMEGMRAYKASQGIDEYDVNRDATRQEMRSFVCGQCHDEYYFKGEEKRLVYPWRNGLKVEDMLAYYDEVGHKDWVHDETGAPVLKAQHPEFEMWNQGIHARNGVACADCHMPYTRVGALKVSDHHVRSPVLNINHACQTCHKASEEELRQRVETIQERTFEMRNTAMDALVSLIGDIKAAREAGATDAELAQARDYQRKAQFLLDFIEAENSMGFHADQEAVRILGQSINYTRLGQISLRDGEEVNGAQE is encoded by the coding sequence ATGACCGAGACGAATAACCCGCGATCGACCAGACGGTTTCTCACCCGCATGATAGCGCCGGTAGTTGTAGTGGTCGCGCTCATGTCGATCGGAGTGACAGCGCTCCTCGTGAATATAATGGAAAGGAAGCGCGAAGCCGCGAACCCGCTCTTCCGCGTGGTCGAGGTTACGGAAGGCACGGTCGACCCCGCCGTATGGGGGAAGAACTTCCCTCTCCAGTACGACGCGTATAAGAAGACGGTGGACCAGAAGCGCACCCGCTTCGGGGGCTCCGAATCCGTGCCGAGGACGCCCACGGAGGCGGACCCCCGCTCGGTCGTCTCGCAGTCACGGCTCGAAGAGGACCCGAGGCTCAGAACCATGTGGGCGGGCTACGCGTTTTCAAAGGACTTCAGGGAGGAGAGGGGACACGCATACATGCTGGAGGACCAGACGTTCACCGAGAGGCAGAAGGCCGCAAAGCAGCCTGGCACCTGCCTCAACTGCCACGCGTCTATGGCCGCCGTTTATAGAGAAGCGGGGGACGGCGACCCGGTAAAGGGGTTCGAGAAGATAAACTCCATGCCCTACTTCGAGGCGCGGAAGCTCGCTACGCACCCGGTCGCCTGCATCGACTGCCACGACCCGGACACGATGGCATTACGGGTGACGAGGCCCGCTTTCATGGAAGGCATGCGCGCATATAAAGCCTCACAGGGTATCGACGAATACGATGTGAACCGCGACGCGACAAGGCAGGAGATGCGGAGCTTCGTCTGCGGCCAGTGCCACGACGAATACTATTTCAAGGGCGAGGAGAAGCGCCTCGTCTACCCCTGGCGGAACGGGCTCAAGGTCGAGGACATGCTCGCATACTACGACGAGGTCGGGCACAAGGACTGGGTGCACGACGAGACGGGCGCGCCCGTGCTCAAGGCGCAGCACCCGGAGTTCGAGATGTGGAACCAGGGCATACACGCGCGGAACGGCGTCGCGTGCGCAGACTGCCACATGCCCTACACCCGCGTGGGCGCGCTCAAGGTGAGCGACCACCACGTGAGAAGCCCCGTGCTTAACATCAACCACGCGTGCCAGACATGCCACAAGGCAAGCGAAGAGGAGCTCAGGCAGAGGGTCGAGACCATACAAGAGCGGACATTCGAGATGCGGAACACCGCCATGGACGCGCTCGTCTCGCTCATAGGTGATATAAAGGCCGCGAGAGAGGCGGGGGCGACTGACGCGGAGCTCGCCCAAGCGCGCGACTACCAGCGGAAGGCGCAGTTCCTCCTCGACTTCATCGAGGCCGAGAACTCGATGGGTTTCCACGCCGACCAGGAAGCGGTGAGGATTCTGGGGCAGAGCATCAACTACACGAGGCTCGGGCAGATAAGCCTGAGGGACGGAGAGGAGGTTAACGGTGCGCAAGAATAA
- the nrfH gene encoding cytochrome c nitrite reductase small subunit, with translation MALTSSHTVAALVVGSLLGITIGVGTFTFVYARGASYLTNDPRACANCHIMNEQYDGWVKSSHRQVAVCNDCHAPHDFIGKYTTKALNGFLHSYAFTTNDFHEPIQITERNRRITEEACRSCHSDLVAQIDHPAAGGSPLLCIRCHPGEGHMELASVGSVPEKETARKEEKKDDRDE, from the coding sequence ATGGCTTTGACAAGCTCACACACGGTCGCGGCCCTCGTCGTAGGATCGCTCCTGGGGATAACTATAGGCGTAGGGACGTTCACGTTCGTCTATGCGCGCGGGGCGTCGTATCTCACGAACGACCCCAGGGCATGCGCCAACTGCCACATCATGAACGAGCAGTACGACGGCTGGGTGAAGTCGAGCCACAGGCAGGTCGCTGTGTGCAACGACTGCCACGCTCCGCATGACTTTATAGGAAAGTACACGACCAAGGCGCTCAACGGGTTCCTTCATTCCTACGCCTTCACGACTAACGATTTCCACGAGCCGATACAGATAACGGAGCGCAACAGGCGCATCACGGAGGAAGCGTGCCGCAGCTGCCACAGCGACCTCGTAGCGCAGATAGACCACCCCGCCGCAGGCGGCTCCCCGCTTCTCTGCATCCGCTGCCACCCCGGAGAGGGGCACATGGAGCTGGCCAGCGTGGGGAGCGTCCCCGAGAAAGAGACAGCACGAAAGGAGGAGAAGAAAGATGACCGAGACGAATAA
- a CDS encoding YoaK family protein, which produces MTQTESSRKRREMLAVCLAAIAGYVDAYGFLTFSTFVSFMSGNTTHAGIRLGEHTFPAALPAAAAIISFVAGVIAGTLLTSSSLRESRRVLYLTTAALLAINIGASHVASAIIYPGIAMLSFTMGMMNTALSRVGRQAVNITFVTGTLSQIGMHLALAAKRAPLEDGEGGWDTHLRRALMLTLVWAGFLGGAILGGLATPRLGVWLLLLPLLIMLALAALDRTPGDA; this is translated from the coding sequence GTGACGCAGACTGAATCTTCGAGAAAAAGGAGGGAGATGCTCGCCGTCTGCCTGGCCGCCATAGCCGGGTACGTGGACGCCTACGGCTTTCTGACCTTCAGCACGTTCGTATCGTTCATGAGCGGCAACACCACGCACGCTGGCATAAGGCTCGGCGAGCACACGTTCCCGGCCGCGCTCCCGGCTGCCGCAGCAATCATCTCCTTCGTCGCGGGCGTCATAGCGGGTACGCTGCTCACGAGCTCTTCCTTAAGAGAGTCGCGCCGCGTCCTCTACCTGACCACAGCCGCACTCCTCGCGATCAACATTGGAGCGTCGCACGTCGCCTCCGCGATTATCTACCCCGGCATCGCAATGCTGAGCTTCACCATGGGAATGATGAACACGGCTCTCTCACGCGTGGGCAGGCAGGCCGTGAACATCACGTTCGTCACGGGCACGCTGAGCCAGATAGGCATGCACCTGGCGCTGGCAGCGAAGCGCGCGCCGCTAGAGGACGGAGAAGGCGGCTGGGACACTCACCTCCGCCGCGCCTTGATGCTCACTCTCGTTTGGGCGGGGTTCCTCGGGGGCGCGATACTGGGGGGACTCGCGACTCCGCGCCTGGGCGTGTGGCTCCTCCTTCTCCCCCTCCTTATAATGCTCGCCCTCGCGGCGCTCGACCGGACGCCCGGCGACGCGTGA
- a CDS encoding aminoglycoside phosphotransferase family protein, whose product MPETDNLSDKSYKEAMGRSDFRFLLSDFRPQISICSAGGLLLDATGLISETAVEFAADSRATRCDLFVAVNPGREILEAAFSALGPGGNLYAEWTVDRRFESRVITERLSRIGFDSICLYLPRPDPSNSIPTAWIPLGVTGAIEFLVNAGHSRNTTARFAKRIGRTIRRFFWRLIPGLFLKYPWLLSSGSNRFTVCSICCKPDENVSAMGATETPLKILRDYARLGLDGRAEGLSAMMLARGADSVDKNVLYIYRGRDNNPSAIVKISKSEDSADMLRNESEVLRAINDKFRKIRGVPKILCRSLGGEINISIQTVVSGVELSSLLNESNYRQYAEMITGWLVNFAENTRTELPEDWRAKMVFSVLSELDSLLGGAVSPDFMSKTVKSLEGVEIPCLVCEHRDFGPQNIYVNGENPGVIDWEFSRLSGLPALDLIFFLTRASMQIQGAPRSIAIRECYRQMLDGDTFTGTVFRNCMDTYMNGLGISRTQIHSLRLLTWIVHYYWRMFYDKKYPDGPVDRETSLSHWTLELWMEELSRCGN is encoded by the coding sequence ATGCCGGAAACAGATAACCTTTCCGATAAATCGTATAAAGAAGCTATGGGAAGGTCCGATTTTCGTTTTTTGTTGTCGGACTTCAGGCCTCAAATCAGTATTTGTTCAGCCGGTGGTTTGCTGCTCGACGCTACGGGCTTGATTTCGGAAACAGCAGTCGAATTTGCGGCGGATAGTCGGGCCACCCGTTGTGACCTGTTTGTTGCGGTTAACCCCGGTCGGGAGATTCTCGAGGCGGCTTTCTCGGCTCTCGGGCCGGGGGGTAATCTCTACGCGGAATGGACTGTGGACCGGAGGTTTGAATCCAGGGTCATAACAGAAAGATTGAGCAGGATTGGATTCGATAGTATCTGCCTTTATCTGCCAAGGCCTGATCCGTCCAACTCCATACCTACAGCATGGATCCCGCTGGGAGTAACCGGGGCGATCGAGTTCCTTGTAAACGCAGGCCACTCACGGAATACCACAGCGAGATTCGCAAAAAGGATCGGTCGAACCATACGCAGGTTTTTTTGGAGATTAATACCCGGGTTGTTCTTAAAATACCCGTGGCTGTTGAGCTCGGGGTCGAATAGATTTACCGTTTGCTCGATTTGCTGTAAACCGGATGAGAACGTATCGGCAATGGGAGCCACGGAGACTCCCCTTAAAATCCTGAGAGATTATGCGCGCCTGGGCTTGGACGGCCGAGCTGAAGGACTTTCGGCCATGATGCTCGCCCGGGGCGCGGACAGCGTTGACAAGAATGTTTTATACATATACCGGGGCCGGGACAATAACCCCTCTGCAATCGTTAAAATATCCAAATCTGAAGATTCCGCCGACATGCTCCGTAACGAGAGCGAGGTGCTGCGGGCGATTAATGATAAGTTCAGAAAAATCCGGGGCGTCCCGAAGATCCTGTGCCGGAGCCTCGGAGGTGAAATTAATATTAGCATTCAGACAGTTGTCAGCGGAGTCGAGCTGTCTTCGCTTTTAAACGAGAGTAATTATCGTCAATATGCGGAAATGATTACCGGCTGGCTTGTGAATTTTGCCGAGAATACGAGAACCGAGCTGCCTGAGGACTGGCGCGCTAAAATGGTATTTTCCGTTTTGTCCGAACTCGATTCGCTTTTGGGCGGCGCTGTAAGCCCGGATTTCATGAGTAAAACCGTCAAGTCGCTGGAGGGTGTTGAAATACCCTGCCTTGTTTGCGAGCATAGAGATTTCGGGCCTCAGAATATCTATGTGAATGGGGAAAATCCGGGCGTAATCGATTGGGAGTTTAGCAGGCTGTCGGGCTTGCCTGCTCTCGATTTGATATTCTTTCTGACTCGCGCTTCTATGCAGATTCAAGGCGCGCCTAGATCAATCGCGATCAGAGAGTGTTACAGGCAAATGCTCGACGGCGATACTTTCACCGGGACTGTATTCCGTAATTGCATGGACACATATATGAACGGACTCGGAATTTCCCGGACACAGATTCATTCGCTCCGCCTTCTGACATGGATAGTTCATTATTACTGGAGAATGTTTTACGACAAGAAGTATCCGGACGGACCGGTTGACAGGGAAACCTCTCTAAGCCATTGGACGCTCGAGCTCTGGATGGAAGAATTGTCGAGGTGCGGGAATTAA
- a CDS encoding TetR/AcrR family transcriptional regulator: MGVKERREREKQQVRQEILDAARDLFIKEGYENVSMRKIAEKIEYSPTTIYIYFDDKADLVRNLCEESFVKLVEMFETLGGDLSDPVAALKKCGRAYIEFGLRYPNDYKVTFMLSLRPDKDPAEYLREGSMGMRAYGYLRKIVEECVAQGKFPGADVETATQTLWMVVHGVTSLLITHPNFPWTDKERLIDFTLEKITDGLKG, encoded by the coding sequence ATGGGAGTAAAAGAAAGGCGGGAGCGGGAAAAGCAGCAGGTGAGACAGGAGATCCTGGACGCGGCGCGGGACCTTTTTATCAAGGAAGGCTACGAGAACGTATCCATGCGCAAGATAGCAGAGAAGATCGAGTACTCGCCCACGACTATCTACATTTATTTCGACGACAAGGCGGACCTTGTCCGAAATCTGTGCGAAGAATCGTTCGTAAAGTTAGTGGAGATGTTCGAGACTCTGGGCGGAGACCTGAGCGACCCTGTCGCGGCATTGAAGAAATGCGGCCGGGCTTATATAGAATTCGGGCTCAGGTACCCGAACGACTACAAGGTGACGTTCATGCTCAGTCTCAGGCCCGACAAGGACCCGGCGGAATACCTGCGCGAGGGCTCTATGGGCATGCGTGCGTACGGGTATCTGAGAAAGATCGTCGAGGAATGCGTCGCGCAGGGGAAGTTCCCGGGCGCTGACGTGGAGACCGCCACACAGACTTTGTGGATGGTCGTTCACGGGGTGACATCGCTCCTCATAACGCACCCGAATTTCCCGTGGACGGATAAGGAGCGGCTGATCGACTTTACGCTCGAGAAGATAACGGACGGCCTGAAAGGCTGA
- a CDS encoding sigma-70 family RNA polymerase sigma factor, with the protein MQCNAKFNFAFMCGRENPKGVTAPDYKETPDAELAAIYSEEGDEDAFSEIVDRYADRIYKTALRILHNTSDAEDVLQEVFLILATKAGTFRGESKFSTWLYMIAVNASYMRIRADKKIHTNEVSLEDYAPYDETGSLREIVEKDFSRRPDEELLGREGLAIIMNAVNELPDPYRVVFHLSQEEGLTAVETAEALGISLSSAKSRIHRARLFLRDRLADYFYEMGR; encoded by the coding sequence ATGCAGTGTAACGCAAAATTCAATTTCGCATTCATGTGCGGCAGGGAAAACCCGAAGGGGGTCACGGCTCCCGATTATAAAGAGACGCCCGACGCGGAGCTTGCCGCGATATACTCGGAGGAAGGGGACGAGGACGCGTTCTCCGAGATCGTTGACCGCTACGCGGACAGGATCTACAAGACCGCTCTCAGGATATTGCACAACACCTCCGACGCCGAGGACGTCCTCCAGGAGGTGTTCCTTATACTTGCAACCAAGGCGGGCACGTTCAGGGGAGAGTCGAAATTCTCGACGTGGCTCTACATGATAGCCGTAAACGCGAGCTACATGCGCATAAGGGCGGATAAGAAGATACATACGAACGAAGTGAGCCTCGAGGACTATGCGCCTTACGACGAGACGGGCTCGCTCAGGGAAATAGTGGAAAAGGACTTTAGCCGGAGACCGGACGAGGAGCTCCTCGGCAGGGAGGGGTTGGCGATAATAATGAACGCCGTGAACGAGCTCCCGGACCCGTACAGGGTAGTTTTTCACCTTAGCCAGGAAGAGGGGCTCACGGCGGTCGAGACGGCGGAGGCCCTCGGAATATCCTTGAGCTCCGCCAAATCCAGGATACACAGAGCGAGGCTCTTCCTCAGAGACAGGCTCGCGGATTATTTTTACGAAATGGGGAGATGA
- a CDS encoding nuclear transport factor 2 family protein: MSKENVRVIHNIYEAFNNGDYSSVMAALDPQVEWRMAENFIYTGAKPKVGPQAVLEGFKRIAEDWEDFTVSPEAVHDAGNAVVAEGYYTGTHRKSGKEVRAQFAHFYKLRGGRVTEFQQYTDTAQFRDAVAD; the protein is encoded by the coding sequence ATGTCCAAAGAGAACGTCCGTGTTATCCACAACATATATGAGGCATTCAATAACGGGGATTACTCGTCCGTCATGGCCGCGCTCGACCCGCAAGTGGAGTGGCGTATGGCGGAGAACTTTATCTACACCGGCGCGAAGCCCAAAGTCGGTCCGCAGGCGGTGCTCGAAGGCTTCAAGCGGATAGCCGAAGACTGGGAAGATTTCACCGTTTCGCCGGAAGCAGTGCACGATGCTGGAAACGCGGTTGTCGCGGAAGGCTACTATACCGGCACGCACCGTAAGAGCGGGAAAGAAGTGCGGGCGCAGTTCGCGCATTTCTACAAACTGCGTGGCGGGCGTGTGACCGAGTTTCAGCAGTACACGGACACGGCGCAATTCCGGGACGCGGTCGCCGACTAG